One Bufo gargarizans isolate SCDJY-AF-19 chromosome 4, ASM1485885v1, whole genome shotgun sequence DNA window includes the following coding sequences:
- the LOC122936286 gene encoding short-chain dehydrogenase/reductase family 9C member 7-like, with amino-acid sequence MLPISWLCSCFLETQILVYLLLFGLAAIAIHTWMRNKHVVLDPRGRAVLITGCDSGFGNQLAHRLLDMGFTVFATCLFPDGEGAQSLITHASPGQVKVIRLDVTSDKEVEQVKQYVLDNLPDKGLWGLVNNSGISGWGMVEWLTIEKYQRVLDVNLLGGIRTTLAFAPLVRKSKGRMVFLSSMSAYVSFVNGIYSLTKAALEKFCDSLRLEMKWFGVKVCIIEPGNFAPATNIHPQANPVKVWDSLPAEAKKIYSKELIEDATNSLNKSLVGGSKNSYEVVDAIVDALTSPTPKARYLVTNFVEKGLVFLYLWLPTLLFDQIISLPTRKYRYRSHND; translated from the exons TGTATACTTATTGCTCTTTGGACTAGCCGCTATTGCCATCCATACATGGATGAGAAACAAACATGTTGTGTTGGATCCACGGGGAAGAGCGGTGCTCATAACAGGCTGCGATTCTGGCTTTGGAAACCAGCTGGCACATCGTCTACTTGATATGGGCTTCACAGTCTTTGCTACCTGCCTGTTTCCAGATGGAGAAGGAGCTCAATCCCTGATAACTCATGCATCCCCCGGGCAGGTGAAAGTCATCAGGCTGGATGTAACCAGTGATAAGGAGGTGGAACAGGTGAAACAGTACGTGCTGGATAACCTCCCTGATAAAG GGCTGTGGGGACTAGTGAACAATTCTGGTATATCCGGGTGGGGAATGGTGGAATGGCTAACAATAGAGAAATACCAGAGAGTCCTTGATGTCAACCTGCTGGGAGGCATAAGGACCACCTTGGCTTTTGCTCCACTCGTCAGAAAAAGCAAAG GTCGTATGGTGTTTTTATCAAGCATGAGTGCATATGTAAGCTTTGTGAATGGCATCTATTCACTGACTAAAGCTGCGCTGGAGAAGTTCTGCGATTCCCTTCGTCTAGAAATGAAGTGGTTTGGCGTGAAG GTGTGTATTATTGAACCTGGGAATTTTGCTCCGGCCACAAACATCCATCCACAAGCGAATCCAGTAAAAGTCTGGGATTCTCTTCCTGCAGAGGCAAAGAAGATCTACAGTAAGGAGCTCATTGAAGATGCAACAAACTCTCTAAATAAGTCACTTGTTGGCGGCAGCAAAAACAGCTATGAAGTTGTGGACGCCATTGTAGACGCTCTAACATCACCTACTCCAAAAGCTCGTTATCTCGTTACTAATTTTGTAGAAAAAGGTCTTGTTTTCTTATATTTATGGCTTCCAACACTTCTGTTTGACCAAATTATATCATTGCCAACAAGAAAATATCGGTACAGGTCCCATAATGATTAA